CTGACAACTTTTATTGTATAATAAGATGTCAGTTGCTCCGAGCGTGGCTCCGGTGCAAAATACATCATAAGGAGCGAAACAAATCATGAAAAGAATTAAAAAAACAAGCATCCTGCTTGCTGTCGTATTGTCTTTGGCTTTATTGCTTTCGGCGTGCGCAAACGGAACAAGCAGTTCCGTTCCCGCGAGTTCAATTGAGAGCGTTTCGACAGAAGACAGTTTACAGCGTGTTCTGGATGCCGGGAAAATCACTTTTATCGGCAGCGGCGGTTATCCCCCGTTCAATTATTTTGATGAAAGTGGCAATGTCGTCGGCTTTGACGTCGATGTGGGCGCGGAGATTGCCAGACGCCTCGGCGTTGAATTGGATTACATAACCGGCGACTGGGACGGTTTGACCGAAGGCCTGCGCAACAAGCGTTTTGACGGCATTTTAGGTAGTATGGCCATCACCGATGCCCGCCTCGAAATCGTTAACTTTACCAGCCCCTACTATTATTCGGGCGCTCAGCTCGTCGTACGTGCTGATTCCGGCATTACAGATCCCTCCGAAATGAGCGGAAAATCAATCGGTGTTGTAACCGGTACAAACTTCGTGGGCGACGCTGAAGCCCTCGGCGCGGATGTCCGTCTGTATCAGGACGACAATGCAACACTCATGGATCTGATCAACGGCAGGATTGACGGTGTCATTACCGATCGTCTGGTGGCGCTGGGTGCGATACAAGATATTTCAGGCGGCGAGAATCTGGTGTTGGCCGGCAATATCCTGCGGCTGGAGCAGATGGGCATTGCCATCAATAAAGACGATGATACCCTGTTGACAAAACTCAACGAAATCCTCGCGGATATGTTTGCAGACGGCACGATGAAATCCATCAGTGAAAAATGGCACAACGGTGCGGATATCACCGTAAAATAAGCCCAAAACTCAATTAAAACAATGCTTTCGAAGGGGAATCCGTTGTATAAACAGATTCCCCTTCGACACAGAAAGAAGGTAATGAATTATGGGCGTATGGGACTTTTCGGTCATTCCGAAATACTTTACATCCTTTTTGCCATATGCGTGGATGACGGTCCGCGTCACGTTTTTCGGCATTTTAATCGGCCTCGGTCTGGGCCTGCTGTTCGGCATGCTGCGTATCTCGCGCTTCAAAATCGTCCAGCTCCCCGCAAAATTCTACATCTGGCTGATCCGGGGCACCCCGCTTCTGCTGCAGCTGCTGTTCATCTATAACGGTCTGGTAAATGTGGTCAAAATCGATGCGCTGCCTTCGGCTTTCATCGCGTTGGGCATCCATAACGGTGCTTACATCGCCGAGATTGTCCGCGGAGCCATCCAGTCGATTGATCGCGGCCAACGCGAGGCAGGCATCTCATTGGGCATGACCCAGAGCCAGGTCATGCAGCGCATCGTTCTGCCGCAAGCAGTCAAGCGATCTATTCCCCCGCTCAGTAATCAGTTCATCATCGCACTCAAGGACTCATCGCTGGCCAGTGCCATTACGGTGCCCGAACTGCTTTTGCACGCACGTCAGATGGCTTCGTCCAACTTCCGCATGATGGAAATGCTGACCATCGCGGCAATTTACTATTTGATCATGACGACAATTTTGACCGTTTTTGCCAACCTGATCGAAAAGAAAATGCGCGCCGGCGATCTCAAGAGGGTGGTATAATATGAAGCAAAACGAAAAAATCATCGAAATCAAAAATCTGAATAAATGGTTTGGAAAATTACAGGTGCTTAAAAACATCGACCTCACCGTTTTTCAAGGTGAAGTCGTGGTTATTATCGGCGCAAGCGGATCCGGAAAGAGCACACTGCTGCGTTGCATCAACTTCCTCGAAAAACCCCAAAAAGGCACGATCACCATTGACGGTGACGAACTCACCGTCAAAACCAAAAAACTGCATCTGGTACGCCGAGAGGTCGGTATGGTGTTCCAACACTTCAATCTGTTTCCGCACATGACAGTCATGGGCAATGTGACCGAAGGCCTGACGCAAGTCAAGAAGATGGACAAATCCGATGCAACCAAAATCGGTGAAAAAATGCTTGATAAAGTCGGTATGCTAGACAAAGCCGATACCTATCCGTCGATGATCTCGGGCGGTCAGAAGCAGCGGGTGGCAATCGCACGCGCGCTGGCTATGAATCCGAAGATCATGCTGTTCGACGAACCGACCTCGGCACTCGATCCGGAACTTGTCGGGGATGTTCTGCTGGTCATGAAAAAGTTGGCCGCCGACGGCATGACAATGATCGTCGTGACGCACGAGATGGGCTTTGCACGCGAAGTCGCCGATCGTATCATCTACATGGACGAGGGTAAAATCGTCGAAGAAGGTACGCCGGAGGATATTTACAATAATCCGCAGAACGAACGCACAAAGGAGTTTTTAAGCCGCATTCTTTAAAATTGACTTTGCTTTTGCACCGTGGTAGGATGGGATATAGAATACTCGATTGTTCCACAGAAAGGAAGCTTTTTATGGCCGATCAGAAATATACCAGAGACATCTGTATCGCTCTTCTGCGCGAAAAGCAACAATCGCTGACCGCACAGGGAACGGAACGTTATCCCCAGCGCAGCGATTTTGATATCGAGGCGGTAGTGGCGATCAAGGCGTTTTTAGGTCCGTGGCCACGCGCGCTCGAGGCTGCAGGGCTCAAGCCGGTGCGCCCCGAAGATCACAAACAGCGTACGCGCGAAAAGCACATCCGCGCCAAACGCGACCGGAACAAGGTCAAAAGAGAAACCGATAAAAAAGCATGACATAAAAGCTCACGTCCGCCAATCAAATGCCGTCCGTTGTTTAGGACAGACGCATGTAATCGTAAATCCATCCAAGACATAAAAAAACCGAACGTATGGCTTTCGCCGGGCGTTCGGGTTTTTTATGTACAATATTAAGTTGTTTAATTCGTCTTTATCCGACTACAACCAATAAATCCTCTGTGACATCCTGCATGTGACACAGATCCACTTGATTGCTGTTCATCAACTGTACCAATTTATCTGCAGTCTCACGCGAAGTGGTAACATCCTGAAGCATGCATATTCCCCGTTTAAAACGCTCACGTCCGATAATCGCATATCCCTCGTGTTCACCCGCTTGGCAATTCGTATATTTTTCACAAGC
This sequence is a window from Oscillospiraceae bacterium. Protein-coding genes within it:
- a CDS encoding amino acid ABC transporter ATP-binding protein, yielding MIEIKNLNKWFGKLQVLKNIDLTVFQGEVVVIIGASGSGKSTLLRCINFLEKPQKGTITIDGDELTVKTKKLHLVRREVGMVFQHFNLFPHMTVMGNVTEGLTQVKKMDKSDATKIGEKMLDKVGMLDKADTYPSMISGGQKQRVAIARALAMNPKIMLFDEPTSALDPELVGDVLLVMKKLAADGMTMIVVTHEMGFAREVADRIIYMDEGKIVEEGTPEDIYNNPQNERTKEFLSRIL
- a CDS encoding transporter substrate-binding domain-containing protein; this translates as MKRIKKTSILLAVVLSLALLLSACANGTSSSVPASSIESVSTEDSLQRVLDAGKITFIGSGGYPPFNYFDESGNVVGFDVDVGAEIARRLGVELDYITGDWDGLTEGLRNKRFDGILGSMAITDARLEIVNFTSPYYYSGAQLVVRADSGITDPSEMSGKSIGVVTGTNFVGDAEALGADVRLYQDDNATLMDLINGRIDGVITDRLVALGAIQDISGGENLVLAGNILRLEQMGIAINKDDDTLLTKLNEILADMFADGTMKSISEKWHNGADITVK
- a CDS encoding DUF6514 family protein; protein product: MENMLNFGKYQYKTACEKYTNCQAGEHEGYAIIGRERFKRGICMLQDVTTSRETADKLVQLMNSNQVDLCHMQDVTEDLLVVVG
- a CDS encoding amino acid ABC transporter permease, producing MGVWDFSVIPKYFTSFLPYAWMTVRVTFFGILIGLGLGLLFGMLRISRFKIVQLPAKFYIWLIRGTPLLLQLLFIYNGLVNVVKIDALPSAFIALGIHNGAYIAEIVRGAIQSIDRGQREAGISLGMTQSQVMQRIVLPQAVKRSIPPLSNQFIIALKDSSLASAITVPELLLHARQMASSNFRMMEMLTIAAIYYLIMTTILTVFANLIEKKMRAGDLKRVV